From the Salarias fasciatus chromosome 16, fSalaFa1.1, whole genome shotgun sequence genome, one window contains:
- the tmtc4 gene encoding protein O-mannosyl-transferase TMTC4, translating into MALTEVYWDHHIPLPKLAPAQAKVTVALVALLCFINSYDGEFVFDDSEAIVNNKDLRPATPLNNIWSNDFWGSNLSSNSSHKSYRPLTVLTFRLNYLVAGGLHPVGFHVLNIVLHAVVSALMNDVFAILIGGLDHDEQGRTLNHAPKTSLLAAIFFAAHPIHTESVAGIVGRADLLCALFFQLSFLTYCRAFNKGSDRDERFSVQWVVVSLLLCAAAMLCKEQGITVLGVNAAFDVLLICNVNVYELSQRLLLRKNPLDVNEVLRSGLLTRLALMALGGLSMLYARWRIMGTGPPAFTEVDNPASFEENVFLRIVNYNYYYSLNAWLLLCPWWLCFDWSMGCVPLIKSATDWRMVWLLLLWCVLIGLTSQALCSQDSQRRRTLTLGLVLLVVPFLPACNIFFRVGFVIAERVLYLSSAGFCLLLAFALGHCFHRWFRYRRLLCVLVLALLCVHVVRCALRSHQWRSEQSLFISALSVCPLNAKVHYNVGKNLADRGNSSAAVSYYREAVRLHPTYVHAMNNLGNILKEKNELVEAEQLLSKAVSIQPDFAAAWMNLGIVQNSLQKFEEAEQSYWNAIRFRRKYPDCYYNLGRLYADQNRHIDALNAWRNATVLKPDHSLAWNNMVILLDNTGNLGQAELIGREALKLLPNDHTIMFSLANVLGKLQKYKESEGFFLHALRINPNAASCHGNLAVLYHRWGKLELAKKHYELSLKLDPEAPGTRDNYNMLRRKLDQLKRSAP; encoded by the exons ATGGCTCTGACTGAAGTTTACTGGGATCACCACATACCACTGCCCAAACTTGCTCCAGCCCAGGCCAAGGTCACCGTGGCTCTGGTGGCACTGCTGTGCTTCATCAACAGTTACGATGGGGAGTTTGTGTTTGATGATTCTGAAGCTATCGTCAACAATAAG GACTTGAGGCCAGCCACTCCGCTGAACAACATTTGGAGCAATGACTTCTGGGGAAGCAACTTGAGTAGCAACTCTAGTCACAAATCTTACCGACCTCTCACTGTCCTAACCTTTAG GCTGAACTACCTCGTCGCAGGAGGCCTGCACCCCGTCGGCTTCCACGTGCTGAACATCGTCCTGCACGCCGTCGTTTCCGCCCTCATGAACGACGTGTTCGCCATCCTGATCGGAGGGCTGGACCACGACGAGCAGGGCAGGACGCTGAACCACGCGCCCAAGACCTCTCTGCTCGCCGCCATCTTCTTCGCAGCACATCCCATTCACACAGAAAGC GTGGCTGGCATCGTGGGACGAGCGGACCTTTTATGCGCTCTCTTCTTCCAGCTCTCCTTCCTCACATACTGCAGAGCTTTTAACAAAG GGAGCGACAGAGATGAGAGGTTCTCTGTCCAGTGGGTTGTGGTCAGCCTCTTGCTGTGTGCTGCGGCAATGCTCTGCAAAGAACAAGGCATCACCGTGCTG GGTGTGAATGCAGCCTTTGATGTCCTCCTGATCTGTAATGTTAATGTGTATGAACTCAGCCAGAGGCTACTCCTGAGGAAGAATCCACTTGAT GTAAATGAGGTGCTGCGGTCGGGATTACTCACCCGATTGGCTCTCATGGCTCTGGGAGGACTTTCTATGCTCTATGCACGCTGGAGGATTATGGGAACCGGGCCACCGGCATTCACCGAAGTAGACAACCCCGCGtcttttgaagaaaatgtatttcttcgA ATCGTGAACTATAATTACTACTACTCTCTGAATgcctggctgctgctgtgtccctGGTGGCTGTGCTTTGATTGGTCCATGGGCTGTGTTCCTCTCATTAAGTCAGCCACTGATTGGAGGAtggtgtggctgctgctgctctggtgcGTCCTGATAGGCTTGACAAGCCAAGCTTTATGCTCACAGGACAGCCAGAGACGGAG AACCCTGACGCTGGGTCTGGTGCTGCTCGTGGTCCCTTTCCTGCCGGCCTGTAACATTTTCTTCAGGGTGGGCTTCGTCATCGCGGAGAGGGTCCTCTACCTGTCGTCGGCCGGcttctgcctcctgctggccttCGCCCTGGGGCACTGCTTCCACCGCTGGTTCAGATACAGG AGGTTGCTGTGCGTCCTGGTGCTCGCGCTCCTGTGCGTGCACGTGGTCCGCTGTGCTCTCCGCAGCCACCAGTGGAGGTCGGAGCAAAGCCTGTTCATCAGCGCCCTGTCGGTCTGTCCTCTCAACGCCAAG GTGCATTACAACGTAGGGAAGAACCTGGCTGACAGGGGAAACAGTTCCGCTGCTGTCAGCTATTACAGAGAAGCAGTCAG GCTCCATCCCACCTACGTCCACGCAATGAACAACCTGGGAAAcatcctgaaggagaagaaCGAGCTCGTGGAAGCCGAGCAGCTGCTGTCTAAAGCTGTTTCCATTCA GCCCGACTTCGCTGCGGCCTGGATGAATCTGGGGATCGTTCAGAACAGCCTGCAGAAATTTGAGGAAGCGGAGCAGAGCTACTGGAATGCCATTCGCTTCCGCAGAAAGTATCCAGACTGTTACTACAACCTGGGCCGCCTG TATGCTGACCAGAACCGACACATCGATGCCCTGAACGCCTGGAGAAACGCCACAGTGCTAAAACCTGATCACAGCCTGGCCTGGAACAACATGGTCATCCTGCTGGACAACACAG GCAACTTGGGCCAAGCCGAGCTGATCGGCCGCGAGGCGTTAAAGCTCCTCCCCAACGACCACACCATCATGTTCTCATTGGCCAACGTCCTGGGCAAATTACAGAAGTACAAG GAGTCAGAGGGCTTCTTTCTCCACGCCCTTCGAATCAACCCAAACGCCGCCAGTTGCCATGGCAATCTAG CCGTGTTGTACCATCGCTGGGGCAAACTGGAGCTGGCGAAGAAGCACTACGAGCTGTCGCTGAAGTTGGACCCGGAGGCTCCCGGCACCAGAGACAACTACAACATGCTGCGACGCAAACTGGACCAGCTTAAACGCAGCGCACCCTGA